A part of Bacteroidota bacterium genomic DNA contains:
- a CDS encoding T9SS type A sorting domain-containing protein, with protein sequence MTLQVKKYFIFCALILVSSLGLSQTTTFTAYGAPYWFGTTNALAEDTINNVLHFQYSCNCGVGPGNQWSTFNQRNVLNNATLTPVYYGPLGVRYISKDLLAHNNRIYVNDRDFLTARTAPSYTPQNWVHNTTVPEKIMASTQRNDTLFVIKDDGANCNSLVLINANTGATLTYSTVNCVSSGKGTIFGEVIKMKAAGSKLYLVGAFYYDNASFVTVDTNAVAIDIPTGNVIQLNLGVNDTIHDIEIYNNKIHVAGSFTQARGQIRNRYAAYNTSLNLLSGTPSFNARVKDIELHDHYLFANGDFNVINGNSIGPVGVPYVKSLNLNTNSIMNWTFSYSGILSTYDTIIMKKFRNRIYLVNKNQSGAGIEMFCLPPIKSTTVISTATTTICENSVVTFSVPAFKYASSYNWWYTGTGATGGGTGNSVSFNFGFGATSGKIKMVSLSACGGVSDTLSVNVTILPRPSAIASLVDDTLNCFKPKVPLLGNSFSPNVGYSWNGPSGYFSNQQNDSTGLYLPGNYTVTVTSFTSGCSRTATVNVRLDTIKPNVTLPPGPYIIPCNPANLILNGTSTTTPTLLQWFNQAASSVLYPNPDTITAPGNYVLLVQDLYNGCKNTDTLTATLNTSIPSVTVTSYPTYTNIAVPADTLTCFQPTLSINAVFSPTNCTIQWKEVATNSLFPNPITVNTQGNYIPIVTRLDNNCADSSKIIFISQDKLPPNLSLTSASSNINCSYSTATLSAVSSTSNTTLQWTGPSSFNAPNPAVTSVQGWYYVTATNSLTGCVRKDSVNVGYSNTLVVNAGNDILSCENSPFNLSAAVEGTVSPITYAWSNGGNTQTISVTTNTTTSYIVNVSGGGCNGTDTVKVIIPSDIQDSVVTSKGCTGNSGSLVIYAWGGIPPYVYSVNGGAFVSTNTFTNLAFGSHSIVIKDSLGCTRNTSASINQNSNSVSPVFIVSTQNFKGDTVVFVDITVPKADSVSWILPSIASIIGGDMFSPVVVFGDTGTFAVTLQAYYGTCMISATKNIRILPYDTAYANFTNANGIKSISVNPNPNNGQFTAQVEFYKKQNASIQVWDATAQKHFQQNFYDVTIISLPVNLSTLQNGTYILKVIGEYNAGHFNFIISK encoded by the coding sequence ATGACTTTACAGGTAAAGAAATATTTTATTTTCTGCGCTTTAATTCTTGTTTCTTCTTTAGGATTATCGCAAACAACAACTTTCACAGCTTACGGCGCGCCATATTGGTTTGGTACAACTAATGCTTTAGCTGAAGACACGATCAATAATGTTTTACATTTTCAATATTCATGCAATTGCGGTGTTGGGCCGGGAAATCAATGGAGCACATTCAACCAACGTAATGTTTTAAATAATGCTACGCTTACACCTGTATATTATGGACCATTAGGTGTAAGGTATATTAGTAAGGACTTGTTAGCGCACAATAACAGAATCTATGTCAACGACCGCGATTTCTTAACCGCTCGAACAGCCCCAAGCTATACGCCTCAAAATTGGGTTCATAATACTACTGTGCCCGAAAAAATAATGGCCTCCACGCAAAGAAATGATACTTTGTTTGTTATCAAGGATGATGGTGCTAATTGCAACTCACTTGTGTTAATCAATGCAAATACCGGAGCAACATTAACGTATTCAACCGTTAATTGCGTGTCAAGCGGCAAAGGAACTATATTCGGAGAGGTCATTAAAATGAAGGCCGCAGGTAGTAAACTGTATTTGGTAGGAGCTTTTTATTATGATAATGCTTCTTTTGTGACAGTGGATACGAATGCGGTTGCGATTGATATTCCTACCGGAAATGTCATTCAATTGAATCTAGGTGTGAATGACACCATTCATGATATTGAAATTTATAATAATAAGATTCATGTGGCCGGAAGTTTTACTCAGGCACGCGGACAAATCAGAAATCGTTACGCTGCTTACAACACAAGTTTGAATTTATTATCGGGCACCCCTTCATTTAACGCCAGAGTAAAAGATATTGAATTACACGACCATTATTTATTTGCGAATGGAGATTTTAATGTCATTAACGGAAACAGTATTGGTCCGGTAGGAGTTCCTTATGTAAAATCACTTAATCTAAATACCAATTCCATAATGAATTGGACCTTTTCGTATAGTGGAATTTTATCCACGTACGATACCATCATCATGAAGAAATTCAGGAACCGTATTTATTTAGTCAATAAAAATCAATCAGGAGCTGGTATAGAAATGTTTTGTTTACCTCCAATTAAATCTACAACGGTCATTAGCACTGCTACAACTACGATTTGTGAAAACTCTGTGGTAACATTCAGCGTACCGGCATTTAAATACGCTTCTTCCTACAATTGGTGGTATACCGGTACCGGCGCAACCGGCGGTGGTACAGGAAACTCTGTGTCGTTTAATTTCGGATTTGGCGCTACCAGTGGGAAAATTAAAATGGTGTCTTTGTCGGCTTGCGGAGGGGTGAGTGACACTTTATCTGTTAATGTTACAATTCTGCCTCGTCCGAGTGCGATAGCCTCTTTGGTAGATGATACCTTAAACTGTTTTAAACCCAAAGTTCCTTTGCTAGGAAATTCTTTTTCGCCTAATGTGGGGTATTCCTGGAACGGTCCATCCGGATATTTCAGCAATCAACAAAATGATTCTACCGGTTTATATTTACCCGGAAATTATACGGTAACGGTAACTTCATTTACTTCCGGTTGTTCACGTACCGCAACGGTGAATGTGAGATTAGATACAATTAAGCCAAATGTAACTTTACCACCGGGCCCTTATATTATTCCTTGCAACCCTGCTAATTTAATTCTTAACGGAACAAGTACAACAACTCCGACTTTGTTGCAGTGGTTCAATCAGGCTGCATCATCGGTTTTATATCCTAATCCGGATACAATAACAGCTCCGGGAAATTATGTTTTATTGGTACAAGATTTATACAATGGTTGTAAAAATACTGATACTTTAACAGCTACTTTAAATACTTCAATTCCGAGCGTCACCGTCACGTCGTATCCTACTTATACAAACATCGCTGTTCCGGCGGATACACTCACTTGTTTCCAGCCAACACTTAGTATTAATGCAGTGTTTAGTCCAACGAATTGTACTATACAATGGAAAGAAGTTGCCACCAATAGTCTTTTTCCGAATCCTATTACTGTAAACACTCAAGGAAATTACATTCCTATTGTAACGCGTTTAGATAATAATTGCGCGGATTCTTCTAAAATTATTTTTATTTCGCAAGATAAATTACCGCCTAATTTATCTCTCACTTCAGCTTCATCTAACATTAATTGCAGTTATTCTACGGCAACCTTAAGTGCGGTTTCTTCAACATCCAATACAACTTTGCAATGGACGGGGCCATCCAGTTTTAATGCGCCAAATCCTGCGGTCACTTCAGTGCAAGGATGGTATTATGTAACCGCTACAAACTCTTTAACAGGTTGCGTTAGAAAAGACTCGGTTAATGTGGGTTATAGTAATACTCTTGTTGTAAATGCGGGTAATGATATTTTGTCTTGTGAAAATTCACCGTTTAATTTAAGTGCCGCAGTGGAAGGAACCGTTAGTCCGATTACGTATGCCTGGAGTAATGGCGGAAATACACAAACCATATCTGTCACAACCAATACAACCACGAGTTATATTGTGAATGTTAGTGGGGGAGGTTGCAATGGTACGGATACTGTAAAAGTGATAATTCCTTCCGATATACAAGACTCAGTGGTTACTTCTAAGGGCTGTACAGGTAACAGTGGTAGTTTGGTAATATATGCTTGGGGCGGCATTCCACCCTATGTATATTCGGTAAACGGCGGTGCGTTTGTAAGTACGAATACGTTTACAAATCTGGCATTTGGATCGCACTCCATTGTTATCAAAGATTCTTTAGGTTGTACAAGAAATACTTCTGCCAGCATTAATCAAAACAGCAATTCAGTTTCACCGGTGTTTATTGTAAGTACTCAGAATTTTAAAGGTGATACAGTTGTGTTTGTAGACATCACAGTGCCGAAAGCAGATTCTGTAAGTTGGATATTGCCATCCATTGCTTCAATTATTGGAGGCGATATGTTTAGTCCGGTTGTTGTGTTTGGTGATACAGGAACCTTTGCCGTTACTTTACAAGCGTATTATGGAACCTGTATGATTAGCGCAACAAAAAACATCAGAATACTTCCTTACGACACGGCCTACGCAAACTTCACCAATGCCAATGGTATTAAATCCATAAGTGTAAATCCAAATCCGAACAACGGACAATTTACAGCGCAGGTTGAATTTTATAAAAAGCAAAATGCGAGTATTCAGGTTTGGGATGCAACCGCTCAAAAACATTTTCAACAGAACTTTTATGATGTGACAATAATTTCTTTGCCGGTAAATCTTTCTACCCTCCAAAACGGAACCTATATCTTAAAGGTGATTGGAGAGTATAACGCGGGGCATTTCAACTTTATCATCAGTAAATAA
- the panB gene encoding 3-methyl-2-oxobutanoate hydroxymethyltransferase, whose amino-acid sequence MSVHKEVKKVTTHVLQEMKRKGEKIAMLTAYDYTMAKIIDHAGIDVILVGDSASNVMAGHETTLPITLDQMIYHASSVIRAIDRALVVVDLPFGSYQGNSKEALNTAIKIMKESGAHAVKLEGGREIKDSIERILTAGIPVMGHLGLTPQSIYKFGTYTVRAKEEEEAQRLIEDAKLLQDYGCFAIVLEKIPAALAEKVSKELSIPVIGIGAGGGCDGQVLVTHDMLGMTKEFSPRFLRRYLNLYDSMTNAFTQYIKDVKSRDFPNKEEQY is encoded by the coding sequence ATGTCTGTACACAAAGAAGTCAAAAAAGTAACCACCCATGTGTTGCAAGAAATGAAACGCAAAGGTGAAAAAATCGCCATGTTAACGGCCTATGATTATACCATGGCTAAAATTATTGATCACGCGGGTATCGACGTTATTTTAGTAGGTGATAGCGCGAGTAATGTCATGGCGGGACATGAAACAACTTTGCCAATCACACTCGATCAAATGATTTATCACGCCAGCTCCGTTATCCGTGCTATAGATAGAGCTTTGGTAGTTGTAGATTTACCGTTTGGTTCTTATCAGGGAAATTCCAAAGAAGCTTTGAATACCGCCATTAAAATAATGAAGGAAAGCGGGGCTCACGCCGTAAAATTAGAAGGCGGAAGAGAAATTAAAGATTCTATCGAGAGAATTTTAACGGCAGGCATTCCTGTAATGGGACATTTAGGTTTAACGCCTCAAAGTATTTATAAATTCGGTACCTATACCGTACGTGCGAAGGAAGAGGAAGAAGCTCAACGATTAATAGAAGACGCAAAATTGTTACAGGATTACGGTTGCTTTGCCATTGTATTGGAGAAAATCCCTGCAGCATTAGCCGAAAAGGTTTCCAAAGAATTAAGCATTCCTGTTATTGGAATAGGAGCGGGTGGAGGTTGCGACGGACAAGTATTAGTAACGCACGATATGTTAGGTATGACCAAAGAATTTAGTCCGCGCTTTTTACGCCGTTACTTAAATCTTTATGATAGTATGACCAATGCGTTCACACAATATATCAAAGATGTGAAAAGCAGAGATTTCCCGAACAAGGAAGAGCAATATTAA
- the sucC gene encoding ADP-forming succinate--CoA ligase subunit beta — protein sequence MNIHEYQGKSILKSFGVAIQEGIVADTPEQAVAAAKELKTKYNSDWVVIKAQIHAGGRGKGGGVKLAKNLDEVKEKATAIIGMQLITPQTKAEGKKVNKVLVAQDVYYPGASPTKEFYMSVLLDRAKGRNTIVYSTEGGMDIEHVAETTPDKIWKEEIDPRIGLQAFQARKIAFNLGLSGNALKEMVKFVTALYKAYESIDASLFEINPVLKTSDDKIIAVDSKVTFDGNGLFRHPDYEAMRDVTEEDPIEVEAKNAELNYVKLDGNVGCMVNGAGLAMATMDIIKLSGGEPANFLDVGGTANAERVEKAFRIILRDPNVKAILVNIFGGIVRCDRVAQGIVDAYKNMGSINVPIIVRLQGTNAEEAKKIIDQSGLKVYSAIQLYEAADLVNKLLKGN from the coding sequence ATGAACATTCACGAGTACCAAGGTAAAAGCATCCTTAAAAGCTTTGGCGTAGCAATTCAAGAGGGAATTGTTGCCGACACACCTGAGCAAGCCGTTGCCGCTGCAAAGGAATTAAAAACAAAATATAACAGCGACTGGGTGGTAATAAAAGCCCAAATACATGCCGGTGGGCGTGGTAAAGGCGGTGGAGTTAAATTAGCTAAAAACCTTGATGAGGTGAAAGAAAAAGCTACAGCTATCATTGGAATGCAATTAATTACACCTCAAACAAAAGCTGAGGGTAAAAAAGTAAATAAAGTTTTAGTGGCGCAGGATGTTTATTATCCGGGCGCATCTCCAACCAAGGAATTTTATATGAGTGTATTATTAGACCGCGCCAAAGGTCGTAATACCATTGTGTATAGTACCGAAGGTGGTATGGATATTGAGCACGTTGCAGAAACAACTCCGGATAAAATCTGGAAAGAGGAAATCGATCCTCGTATCGGTTTGCAAGCATTTCAGGCACGTAAAATTGCGTTTAACTTAGGTTTAAGCGGAAATGCGTTAAAAGAAATGGTGAAGTTTGTGACAGCTCTTTATAAAGCTTACGAAAGTATTGACGCTTCATTATTCGAAATCAATCCGGTTTTAAAAACTTCAGATGATAAGATTATTGCGGTTGACTCTAAAGTAACGTTTGATGGTAACGGTTTGTTCCGTCACCCGGATTACGAAGCCATGCGTGATGTTACAGAAGAGGATCCAATTGAAGTAGAAGCTAAAAATGCGGAATTAAACTATGTAAAACTTGACGGTAACGTGGGTTGTATGGTAAATGGCGCAGGTTTGGCAATGGCTACCATGGATATCATTAAATTATCAGGCGGTGAGCCAGCTAACTTCCTTGATGTAGGTGGAACAGCAAATGCTGAGCGCGTGGAGAAAGCCTTCCGTATCATTTTACGTGACCCGAATGTAAAAGCCATTTTAGTGAACATTTTTGGTGGAATTGTGCGTTGTGACCGTGTTGCACAAGGTATTGTTGATGCTTATAAGAACATGGGAAGCATTAATGTGCCAATTATTGTTCGTTTACAAGGTACTAATGCCGAAGAAGCTAAAAAAATCATTGATCAATCAGGCTTAAAAGTATACTCTGCAATTCAATTGTATGAGGCAGCTGATTTAGTGAATAAATTATTAAAAGGTAATTAA
- a CDS encoding YfiR family protein, producing MKMRFAAIIICALFLGACVSKKKYKQMSELAQSKSSEKDALEEVLNRLAVENDSLNKWLVELDSLYRTEKARNEALANAGKREGRGYVGKLKPKLISAKEEYEKKALFVYSFIQYIVWPVTNSESFNIGIVGDSPIKNSLSNYVAEKRAGKLPIKVETYQPDKVYHILFFSEGGLSSFNKVKNKVITMPVLLITENALLEKIGGHISLYVDGAKVKFSANKNALNKSKLKVSNSFYSLAD from the coding sequence ATGAAAATGAGATTTGCGGCGATAATAATCTGTGCCTTGTTTTTGGGAGCTTGTGTCTCAAAGAAAAAGTACAAACAAATGAGTGAGTTGGCGCAAAGTAAATCTTCCGAAAAAGACGCTTTAGAAGAAGTACTGAATCGATTAGCCGTTGAAAACGATAGCTTAAATAAGTGGTTAGTTGAATTAGACAGCTTGTATCGAACAGAAAAAGCTCGCAACGAGGCTTTGGCCAATGCCGGTAAGCGGGAGGGTAGAGGTTATGTAGGTAAATTGAAGCCAAAGCTTATTTCCGCTAAGGAAGAATATGAAAAGAAGGCGCTTTTTGTGTATAGTTTTATTCAGTACATAGTGTGGCCGGTTACCAATTCTGAAAGTTTTAATATTGGTATTGTTGGCGATTCACCCATTAAAAATTCATTATCCAATTATGTGGCAGAAAAGAGGGCAGGGAAACTACCCATCAAAGTAGAAACCTATCAGCCGGATAAAGTTTACCACATTCTCTTCTTTAGTGAAGGCGGTTTATCTTCATTCAATAAAGTCAAAAACAAGGTCATAACAATGCCGGTTTTGTTGATTACAGAGAACGCCTTATTGGAAAAGATAGGCGGCCATATCAGTTTATACGTAGATGGCGCAAAAGTTAAGTTTTCTGCAAACAAAAATGCCCTCAATAAGAGTAAGTTAAAGGTAAGTAACTCTTTTTACAGTTTGGCCGATTAA
- the msrB gene encoding peptide-methionine (R)-S-oxide reductase MsrB, with the protein MKAVLILLASMLLMNASCQTKQEPSAIISSTQKNSNPMDSNFNKSEEEWKKTLSEEQFYVLREKGTERPFTGKYNLHFEKGTYKCAGCGYELFTSDQKFESHCGWPSFDNEIGNGDRVKKIKDFSHGMIRTEVVCARCNGHLGHLFDDGPTKTGNRYCINSVSIDFEPEKKK; encoded by the coding sequence ATGAAGGCTGTTTTAATTTTATTGGCATCCATGCTTTTGATGAATGCTTCGTGCCAAACAAAGCAGGAACCATCTGCCATAATTTCGTCAACACAAAAAAATAGTAATCCAATGGATAGTAATTTTAATAAATCAGAAGAAGAGTGGAAAAAAACATTGAGTGAAGAACAATTCTATGTTTTGCGTGAAAAAGGTACAGAGCGACCTTTTACCGGTAAATACAATTTACATTTTGAAAAAGGAACCTATAAATGTGCCGGTTGCGGTTATGAATTATTTACGAGCGATCAAAAGTTTGAATCCCATTGCGGATGGCCAAGCTTTGATAATGAAATCGGAAACGGTGACAGAGTAAAAAAAATCAAAGACTTTTCGCACGGCATGATAAGAACCGAGGTTGTTTGCGCCCGCTGTAACGGACATTTAGGCCATTTGTTTGATGATGGTCCGACTAAAACAGGCAACCGTTATTGCATCAATTCGGTAAGTATAGATTTTGAACCGGAAAAGAAAAAGTAA
- a CDS encoding phage holin family protein, with the protein MKFLANILISAVAVVITAKLLPGIEINGFLSAILVAVVLAFLNAVVKPILTILTIPITFFTMGLFLLAINAFIIIIADKLIDEFYVRSFWWALLFSFILSITTGLLNAVFGNQDPNNNDQNP; encoded by the coding sequence GTGAAATTTCTGGCAAACATATTAATATCGGCAGTAGCCGTGGTTATTACAGCCAAGCTGCTTCCGGGAATAGAAATAAATGGTTTTCTATCGGCTATTTTGGTGGCTGTTGTTTTAGCGTTTTTAAATGCTGTTGTAAAGCCTATTTTAACAATTTTAACAATCCCAATTACCTTCTTCACTATGGGACTGTTTTTGTTAGCGATTAATGCCTTTATCATTATTATTGCTGATAAGTTGATAGATGAGTTTTATGTTCGCAGTTTTTGGTGGGCTTTATTATTCAGCTTTATATTATCTATTACTACGGGTTTATTAAATGCGGTTTTTGGAAATCAAGACCCTAATAATAATGATCAAAACCCATAA
- a CDS encoding TonB-dependent receptor — protein MHDGKELDGTVITLLETKNNYVTNNHGRFSISGLCEGNYSLLIQHLGCKDTIIKTMVKQNSFLSVKLPHSEIELSEIDIMDKRLEMVKTQTADEISGKELDKTRGQTLGDALKTVTGVTTLNTGGTISKPMIHGLQGYRILILNNGIRHEGQQWGNEHAPEIDPFVAQKLSVVKGANSVRYGSDALGGVILVEPADLPDTASVTGEVNMIGASNGQSGTGSAILQGYFDKLKGFNWRVQGTYKKSGNVKTPEYYLKNTGVEEYNFSYSLGYHRKKLGAEVYYSQFNTKVGIFPGAHIGNLTDLQNAFNANKPQDSLAGFSYDIGRPYQQIGHELAKGKLHYHFAPKWRLMAQYAYQYNSRQEFDKDKPLNDSLASLNLPELDYSITSQTAELVLEHDNIKRFRGQFGGSYMNQQNVYLGRFFIPNFINNTWGAFATERFVTEHWELEAGLRYDEKYLQSFFYENKILVTPSLKFNNVSWNAGAIYKQGKYLNLFLNIGSAWRSPAPNELYSNGIHQSVGAIERGNKNLLPEQVYNATFTALLKLNHVFTEATLYHNQFTNFIYLNPSTKPELTIKGAYPVFNYQQANARISGADVKVTTDVFNHLKVTAKAMLLRAWNENLNDYLVYMPSDRYTAEVNYYFNAGKHFSNNFIQVNYTYVTKQWRVPQNTDFAAPPDGYGLLGFEIGSDLKFGKQTVNLSLAGNNLLDVVYRDYLDRFRYYTDAMGRNFTIRLKIPLTIYDKK, from the coding sequence TTGCATGACGGTAAAGAACTGGACGGGACTGTTATTACCTTATTGGAGACGAAGAACAATTATGTAACCAATAATCATGGCCGTTTTTCGATAAGCGGTTTATGCGAAGGAAATTATTCTTTATTAATTCAGCATTTAGGATGTAAGGACACCATAATTAAAACCATGGTGAAACAAAACTCCTTCTTATCGGTAAAATTACCACACAGCGAGATTGAGTTAAGTGAAATTGACATCATGGATAAGCGTCTGGAGATGGTGAAAACACAAACAGCAGATGAAATTAGCGGCAAAGAATTAGATAAAACACGCGGACAAACATTAGGAGATGCGCTTAAAACAGTTACGGGAGTTACTACATTAAATACAGGAGGCACGATCAGTAAACCGATGATTCACGGATTGCAAGGATATAGAATTCTCATTTTGAATAATGGAATCCGACATGAAGGACAACAATGGGGCAATGAACACGCACCGGAAATTGATCCGTTCGTTGCGCAAAAATTATCGGTTGTAAAAGGTGCCAATTCTGTTCGCTATGGAAGTGATGCTTTAGGCGGCGTAATCTTAGTTGAGCCGGCCGATTTACCCGATACGGCCAGTGTAACCGGTGAAGTAAACATGATTGGAGCCAGCAATGGTCAATCAGGAACCGGCTCGGCCATTTTGCAAGGCTACTTCGATAAGTTAAAAGGATTCAATTGGAGAGTGCAAGGAACCTATAAGAAAAGTGGTAATGTAAAAACGCCGGAATACTATTTAAAGAATACCGGGGTTGAAGAATACAATTTCTCCTATTCTTTAGGTTATCACCGAAAAAAATTAGGTGCAGAAGTTTATTACTCGCAATTCAATACTAAAGTAGGCATCTTTCCGGGAGCGCACATTGGTAATTTAACTGATTTACAAAATGCGTTTAATGCCAATAAACCTCAGGATAGTTTAGCGGGTTTCTCTTATGATATCGGAAGACCCTATCAGCAAATTGGTCATGAATTAGCGAAAGGAAAACTGCACTATCATTTTGCACCAAAGTGGAGATTGATGGCTCAATACGCTTATCAATATAATTCGCGTCAGGAATTTGATAAAGACAAACCTTTGAATGATTCACTCGCCTCTTTAAACTTACCTGAGTTGGATTACAGCATCACGTCGCAAACCGCAGAGCTTGTTTTGGAGCACGATAACATCAAACGATTCAGAGGGCAATTTGGAGGCAGTTATATGAACCAACAAAATGTTTATTTAGGGCGTTTCTTTATTCCCAATTTCATCAACAATACCTGGGGTGCTTTCGCGACCGAACGATTTGTTACTGAACATTGGGAACTTGAAGCCGGCCTTAGATACGATGAAAAATATCTTCAGTCATTCTTCTATGAGAACAAAATTCTTGTAACACCATCTTTAAAGTTTAATAATGTAAGTTGGAATGCCGGTGCCATTTATAAACAGGGTAAATATTTAAATCTGTTTTTAAATATTGGCTCAGCCTGGCGCAGTCCTGCTCCAAATGAACTTTACAGTAATGGCATTCATCAAAGTGTTGGGGCAATTGAAAGAGGAAATAAAAACTTATTACCTGAACAAGTTTACAATGCTACATTCACGGCTTTGCTTAAATTAAACCATGTTTTTACAGAGGCAACCTTGTATCATAATCAGTTTACCAATTTCATTTATTTAAATCCATCTACCAAACCTGAACTTACCATAAAAGGCGCGTATCCGGTATTTAATTATCAGCAAGCAAATGCCAGAATCAGCGGAGCGGATGTAAAAGTAACTACAGATGTATTCAATCATTTGAAAGTAACCGCAAAGGCCATGTTACTCAGAGCATGGAATGAAAACCTCAACGACTATTTAGTATACATGCCTTCCGACCGTTATACCGCAGAGGTAAATTATTATTTCAATGCAGGAAAACATTTCAGTAATAATTTTATTCAAGTGAATTATACTTATGTAACTAAACAATGGCGCGTACCTCAAAACACGGATTTTGCAGCGCCTCCTGATGGTTACGGACTACTTGGATTTGAAATTGGAAGTGATTTAAAATTCGGAAAACAAACTGTTAACCTCAGCCTTGCAGGAAATAATTTACTTGATGTTGTTTACCGCGATTATCTCGACCGCTTCCGCTATTATACAGACGCTATGGGAAGAAATTTCACTATTAGATTAAAAATTCCATTAACTATTTACGACAAAAAATAA
- a CDS encoding PKD domain-containing protein, translating to MKKKILTLLIFITPFLTFSQHLHPAINFDYNNLCYGGFTFFTNTTVSNAPATYTWSVFRQGFAQPVYTVATVNMTYQFPAKDTYTILLCADNGGGHQDCMEQRIIMDSLIHADFQYIDCDSKFSSFSPCATSQKWDFGDGNTSTLKNPTHYYANTGSYNVKLVVSNGTDKDSITKSIFSYTNAVTGAFTYRHEKDSVFFMAHDTTLGGNVTYHWDFGDGTEEEIFSFPGQKVRHKYPSIKKDTTYTVHLHVEVFCNEWETEQDVFIADSVKATETLVFPNPSSHLIYIESERKTELTDIKLFDILGQEIKGLNAIENLRGFNIDIRNLAKATYILRLYYGTDDVKTYKIIVN from the coding sequence ATGAAAAAGAAAATACTTACACTTTTAATTTTCATAACTCCATTCTTAACCTTTTCACAACACCTTCACCCTGCCATTAATTTTGATTATAACAATCTATGTTACGGCGGATTTACTTTTTTCACCAATACAACAGTATCCAATGCCCCGGCTACTTATACATGGTCGGTTTTCCGACAAGGATTTGCCCAACCGGTTTATACCGTTGCAACAGTGAATATGACCTATCAATTTCCTGCAAAAGATACTTACACCATATTACTTTGCGCTGATAACGGAGGCGGGCATCAGGATTGTATGGAGCAACGAATCATTATGGATTCATTAATTCACGCCGACTTCCAATACATTGATTGCGACAGTAAATTCAGTTCGTTTAGTCCCTGTGCCACAAGCCAGAAATGGGATTTTGGTGACGGAAATACTTCTACTTTAAAAAATCCTACTCATTATTATGCCAATACAGGAAGTTACAATGTAAAACTTGTGGTTAGTAATGGTACCGATAAAGATTCAATCACAAAATCAATTTTTTCTTATACGAATGCTGTTACCGGTGCTTTTACGTATCGTCACGAAAAGGACTCTGTGTTTTTTATGGCACACGATACCACTTTGGGTGGAAATGTAACATATCATTGGGATTTTGGTGATGGAACCGAGGAAGAGATTTTCAGTTTCCCGGGACAAAAAGTAAGACATAAATATCCATCTATTAAAAAAGACACCACTTACACGGTTCACTTACATGTTGAGGTTTTTTGTAATGAATGGGAAACAGAGCAAGATGTATTTATTGCGGATAGCGTAAAAGCGACTGAAACATTGGTGTTTCCTAACCCGTCCAGTCACCTTATATATATAGAATCGGAGCGTAAAACAGAGTTAACGGATATTAAATTATTTGATATACTCGGACAAGAAATTAAAGGCTTGAATGCAATTGAGAATTTAAGAGGATTTAATATTGATATCAGAAACCTGGCCAAAGCCACTTACATCTTGCGATTATATTATGGCACAGATGATGTTAAGACTTACAAAATCATTGTTAATTAA